Proteins co-encoded in one Mastacembelus armatus chromosome 24, fMasArm1.2, whole genome shotgun sequence genomic window:
- the cgrrf1 gene encoding cell growth regulator with RING finger domain protein 1 isoform X1 has translation MAAVFLVTLYEYSPLFYISVVSLCFIVTAAMVLGWVGFDVPVILRSTNEMESILPIREKQMVQVINPFGLEMGSGLASVTDGVSLRPCCLEPCILSCFWGCEVSALQVALQAHQNGLRLCTPHHFQEALHLHYHHYQSFHIGRDSREERHTQVPADQGISDFGPLPREHYPLVAVLMLTEPEARHTYNIVASVTVIHVPDYKYNLSARVLFQYLLTSQGNMYELKSLFMSADNGGSGSPDSEQSTPSSKPTGQINRVKWNVVLEEDQSERTGRDCVVCQNAAVNRVLLPCRHVCVCDSCMSHFQHCPICRAFFTESFALTQEPAVE, from the exons atgGCAGCAGTTTTCCTGGTGACCTTGTATGAGTACTCTCCATTGTTTTACATCAGTgtggtttctttgtgttttattgttacgGCAGCTATGGTGCTCGGCTG GGTTGGCTTTGATGTCCCAGTGATCCTTCGCAGCACTAATGAAATGGAGTCCATCCTTCCAATACgtgaaaaacaaatggttcAGGTGATCAATCCCTTCGGCCTAGAGATGGGCTCTGGATTGGCATCTGTTACTG ATGGTGTGTCACTGAGGCCTTGCTGCCTGGAGCCCTGTATCCTGAGCTGTTTCTGGGGCTGTGAGGTCAGTGCCCTGCAGGTAGCGCTGCAGGCTCACCAGAATGGCCTCAGGCTCTGCACTCCCCACCATTTCCAGGAGGCCTTACACCTTCACTACCACCACTACCAGAGCTTCCA TATTggcagagacagcagagaggaacGTCACACACAGGTTCCTGCTGACCAGGGAATTTCAGACTTTGGGCCATTACCAAGAGAACACTACCCTCTTGTGGCTGTGCTAATGCTGACAGAGCCAGAAGccagacacacatacaatatt gtAGCCAGTGTAACAGTTATTCATGTTCCTGATTACAAATACAACCTTTCTGCACGGGTTCTCTTTCAGTACCTTCTCACCTCACAAGGGAACATGTATGAGTTAAAG TCTCTCTTCATGTCAGCTGACAATGGTGGATCTGGCTCTCCTGACTCCGAGCAGAGTACCCCATCCAGTAAACCTACTGGGCAGATCAACAGAGTAAAGTGGAATGTGGTGCTGGAGGAAGACCAGTCAGAAAGGACGGGCAGAGACTGTGTGGTCTGTCAGAATGCGGCAGTAAACAGGGTGCTGTTGCCCTGTagacatgtgtgtgtgtgtgacagttgCATGTCACACTTCCAGCACTGCCCTATCTGCAGGGCCTTCTTCACAGAGTCTTTTGCTCTGACGCAGGAACCAGCTGTAGAATAG
- the cgrrf1 gene encoding cell growth regulator with RING finger domain protein 1 isoform X2, giving the protein MTVMESVYQRIFLVGFDVPVILRSTNEMESILPIREKQMVQVINPFGLEMGSGLASVTDGVSLRPCCLEPCILSCFWGCEVSALQVALQAHQNGLRLCTPHHFQEALHLHYHHYQSFHIGRDSREERHTQVPADQGISDFGPLPREHYPLVAVLMLTEPEARHTYNIVASVTVIHVPDYKYNLSARVLFQYLLTSQGNMYELKSLFMSADNGGSGSPDSEQSTPSSKPTGQINRVKWNVVLEEDQSERTGRDCVVCQNAAVNRVLLPCRHVCVCDSCMSHFQHCPICRAFFTESFALTQEPAVE; this is encoded by the exons ATGACTGTCATGGAAAGTGTTTAccagaggattttttt GGTTGGCTTTGATGTCCCAGTGATCCTTCGCAGCACTAATGAAATGGAGTCCATCCTTCCAATACgtgaaaaacaaatggttcAGGTGATCAATCCCTTCGGCCTAGAGATGGGCTCTGGATTGGCATCTGTTACTG ATGGTGTGTCACTGAGGCCTTGCTGCCTGGAGCCCTGTATCCTGAGCTGTTTCTGGGGCTGTGAGGTCAGTGCCCTGCAGGTAGCGCTGCAGGCTCACCAGAATGGCCTCAGGCTCTGCACTCCCCACCATTTCCAGGAGGCCTTACACCTTCACTACCACCACTACCAGAGCTTCCA TATTggcagagacagcagagaggaacGTCACACACAGGTTCCTGCTGACCAGGGAATTTCAGACTTTGGGCCATTACCAAGAGAACACTACCCTCTTGTGGCTGTGCTAATGCTGACAGAGCCAGAAGccagacacacatacaatatt gtAGCCAGTGTAACAGTTATTCATGTTCCTGATTACAAATACAACCTTTCTGCACGGGTTCTCTTTCAGTACCTTCTCACCTCACAAGGGAACATGTATGAGTTAAAG TCTCTCTTCATGTCAGCTGACAATGGTGGATCTGGCTCTCCTGACTCCGAGCAGAGTACCCCATCCAGTAAACCTACTGGGCAGATCAACAGAGTAAAGTGGAATGTGGTGCTGGAGGAAGACCAGTCAGAAAGGACGGGCAGAGACTGTGTGGTCTGTCAGAATGCGGCAGTAAACAGGGTGCTGTTGCCCTGTagacatgtgtgtgtgtgtgacagttgCATGTCACACTTCCAGCACTGCCCTATCTGCAGGGCCTTCTTCACAGAGTCTTTTGCTCTGACGCAGGAACCAGCTGTAGAATAG